Below is a genomic region from Hippea sp. KM1.
TCTGTCTGTTAAGAAGGAGGGTATCCTGCCCTTGATCTCCTCTGCTGTGTATCCGGTTATGCGTTCTGTGGCCTTGTTTATGTATTCTATCTTGCAGTCGTTGTTTGTTATTATAACACCTTCATCTATCTTGTTTAACACGCTTTCTATGAGGTTTAGGTAAAAATCCTTCTCTATCTTTTCAAGGGCAAACTCAAGATCGCACTTTAGCTCCTTTAGAAGCTCTAAATCCTCCCTCCTGAAGGCGTTTTTCTTATCCGAAAAGATTAAAAGCACATACTCTATGCGGTTGTGTTTCTTAATGGGTATGGCGCAGTTCGATAGGAAGTTGTATTTAAGCAGATCCTCTCTCCAGAACTCCATTATAGGATTGGTTTGCGTATCGGGGTTGATGATTATCTCATCCTTTTGAAAGGCCAGTGCTGCAGTGCCCTTTCCATAGGCCTTTTCCCCATCGACGGTGGCCATGACCCTATCAAAGAACTCCTTTGCCTTCCCTGAGTGGTATTGTATGTTAACCCTTTTATTCTCATCTATATGCGCAATTACGGCTGCCTGGTATCCAATATTTGCAAGAATAGAGCACACCTTCCTGAATAGGTTATCCTCTTTCGGCTCTTTTATGATTAGCTGATTGATGTCCTTTAGGGCTGTATAGATGCGCTTTAGGTTTTCCTCTTCCGTTTTGTCTATGCATATGACTATTCCCGTTGGCTTAAAATCCAAGAGTATGGTGTTTGTGTGTATGTTTAATTTTATGGCGTTGCCCGTTTTTGTGATGAGTTCTATATTGGTGTATGATGCTGAGAACTTCTGCCCGTTTAGCCTCTTTCTTGCATTTTCATAACATATTTCCCTGTATGGTTCTCTTATGAGCTCGCAGATATGGGTCTTTCTTAGCTCTTCTAATTCAAAGCCTGTAAGTTGCTTAAGCGCCTCGTTGGCAAATACTATGCGACCCTCTTCTTGATATAGCGCAATGCCTGCATTGCCTATGCTGTTGAGCAGCTCAAATACGAATTGCTCATTAAGCATTCCATCCCCCCTTGCGAAATTCTATTCCTATACAGCATGCCTTGTCAACCGTTAATGTTAAATATTACCGATAATGTTTAATTTCATATACATTTTACCTTTGAGGCTGTGGCATTTTATGCTATCCTTTTTGGCATGAGAACGGGTGTTGCGAATCTGCCCCTGCACGGTGGCAGGGCTCCGCGGTGGTTATTTGATAAGATGGTGGAGCTATCAAAGCAGCTTGTATATCTTTTGGTGCTTGAGTATTCGACCGATGGATTTTTAGAGAGGCTCTCCGATCCCTTCTGGTTTCAGTCTTTTGGCTGTCTGCTTGGTTTTGATTGGCATTCAAGCGGCCTTACCACAACCGTCTGCGGGGCTTTGAAGGTGGCGCTTAGGGATATGTCGAACGAGTTGGGTCTGTTTGTTGCAGGAGGCAAGGGTAAAGTGGCCCTTAATACGCCGCAGGAGATAGATACCGTCTCGGATAGGTTCTCATTAGACGGCGATAGGCTTAAGTATGCAAGCAGGATGGCTGCAAAGGTCGATAACGCCGCCGTGCAGGATGGCTATAGACTCTATCACCATGTTATGTTTTTTAGCAGGGATAACAAATGGTGCATTATACAGCAGGGGCTTAACGAAAAAAACTCATTTGCCAGGCGGTATCACTGGTTGTGGGATATAGAGGGGTTTACGCTAAAGCCCCATAGGGCCATATGTTCACCCACAAGGGAGAGGCTTGTTCTGGATTTAACGGCACAGGAGAGCCTAAGCACGCAGAACCACAGTGTTGAATTTGTGAATATGCCGCCAAATAGCATAGAGAGTGAACTTGAAAGGATAGCTTGCCTGAACATGCCCAGGCGGCATTACATAACCAAGATGGATTTTGATGTTAAAAGGCTTAAGAAAACCCTGCTTAAGGTCTCTTCTTCCTCGCCTGATACATTCGAGGGGCTTTTGGGTATTAAAGGAGTGGGCGAGAAGACATTGCGGGCGCTGAGCTTGATCTCTGAGGTGGTTTACGGCGATAAGCCGTCTTTTAAAGATCCAGCTCGATTTTCGTTTGCCCACGGCGGCAAGGACGGTCATCCCTATCCGGTTGATTTGAGGACATACTCAGAGAGCATAGAGACACTAAAAAGCATCGTATCCAAAGCCAGGATAGGCCATTACGATAAATTAAGGGCACTAAAGAGGCTAAACAGGCTGATTTAGCAATTTTTCTCTTGATAAACAGATTAATTTTTCTATAATATCCCTTCAAAGTTTAAGGGGGGAGTTTATTCTTAATCCATAACTCAAATTTTTAAGGAGGGGTGATGAAACTTACAGGGTCTCAAATTTTTATAGAAAGCCTTAAAAGGGAAGGCGTGGAATACCTATTTGGCATTCCCGGTGGAGCGATAATAGATTTGCATGATGAGTTGTATAAGCAGAACGATGTTAAGTTTGTTTTGACAAGGCATGAGCAGGCGGCTGTCCATATGGCAGACGGTTATGCAAGGGTTACGGGCAAACCGGGTGTTGTTTTGGTGACAAGCGGTCCTGGAGCAACCAATACCGTAACGGGTATTGCAACGGCTTACATGGATTCCATTCCACTGGTGGTTTTTACAGGTCAGGTACCGACGCATCTGATTGGCAATGATGCGTTTCAGGAGGCAGACATTGTTGGAATGACCCGCTCATGCACCAAATACAACTTTTTGGTTAAGGATGTTAAGGATCTGGCATACACCATAAAGAAGGCGTTTTATATAGCAACAACGGGCAGGCCTGGGCCTGTTTTGATCGATTTCCCCAAGGATGTTCAGGTTGCAACGACCAACTTTGAATATCCAGAGAGCGTCCATATAAGGGGATACAACCCCACATATCACGGCAATCCCAAGCAGATAAGGAAGGTGGTAAAGGCCATAGCGCAGGCCAAGAAGCCGCTTCTCTATGTGGGCGGTGGAGCCATCATGTCAGAGGCTCATGAGGAGATTTACAAGCTGGCCAAAAAGCTGCAGATACCCGTCTTTACAACGCTTATGGGTATAGGCGCATATCCTGAGGATGATGAATTGAGCTTGGGTATGGCCGGAATGCACGGCACATACAGGGCAAATATGGCCATTCAATACTGCGATCTTTTAATATCGGTTGGTGCGAGGTTTGATGATAGGGTTACGGGCAAGGTTAGTGAGTTTGCTCCTCATGCCAAGATCGTTCACATAGATATAGACCCGACCAGTATCAGTAAAAACATAAAGGTTGACTATCCGTTGGTGGGCGATGCCAAGCTGGTTCTGAAAGAGATGCTTCCGTTGTTTGATGAGTATTCCTCTGTTGATTGGAGAGAGGTTAGAAAGCCGTGGCTTGAGCAGATAGAGAAATGGAAGAGCGAACACAGACTTGCATACAACACAGAAACCGAGGAGATCTTGCCTCAATATGTCATAGAGTTGCTCGCAGAGATGACTAAGGATGACGATCCTATAATATCCACAGAGGTGGGTCAGCACCAGATGTGGGTTGCCCAGTTCTATACATTTAAAAAACCCAGAAGGCTTCTGACATCGGGCGGACTCGGCACGATGGGATATGGTTTTCCTGCTGGAATCGGTGCGACATTTGCAACCGATAAACCGGTCTATGTCTTTGCCGGTGATGGGTCTTTTCAGATGAACGAGCAGGAGCTTGCAACGATTGTGGCATACAACAAGCCGGTTAAGGTTATAATCTTGAACAACGGCTATCTGGGTATGGTCAGGCAGTGGCAGCAGCTGTTTTACGGCAGGAGGTATGCAAACACCGATATAGAGGTTCAGCCCGATTTTGTCAAGCTTGCAGAGAGCTATGGCATTAAGGCAAAGAGGATTAGAAAGAAGGAAGAGGTCGAGGATGCCCTTTTGGAGCTTAAAAACCACAACGGGCCGTATATCTTGGATGTTATCATAGCCAGGGAAGAGAATGTTTATCCGATGGTGCCTGCTGGAGCACCACTTAACAATATGCTATTAACTTAAAGGGGTGGGGCGATGAAGAGAATATTTTCCGTTATAGTTGAAAACCAATCCGGAGTGCTTTCAAGGATAGCAAACCTCTTTGCAGCAAGGGGTTATAACATAGAGTCCCTGACCGTTGCTCCTATCAATGAGAAGGGGCTTTCGAGGATGACCATAGTAACGGAAGGGGATGAGCAGATACTTGAGCAGATAGGCAAGCAACTGAACAAGCTTATAGATGTCATAAAGGTTATCGAATACGGTGATGAACCGTTTGTTGAGCGTGAGATGGCACTGATTAAGATGCATACAGATATGAGCAGCAGGGCAGAGGTCTTAAGGATAGTCGATATATTCAGGGGTAAGGTGGTTGATGTCTCCCATAACTCCTATACGATAGAGGTTACAGGGGATTCTGAGAAGATCGATGCCATCTTGAGCCTGCTTGAGCCTTTGGGCATAAAAGAGCTTGCAAGAACGGGAAAAGTGTCTATGATTAGAGAGAAGAAGAGATAAGGAGGAAGTGTAATGGCTTTGAATGTTTACTATGAAAAGGATGCAGATCTATCGCTGATAAAGTCCAAGAAGGTGGCTGTAATAGGATACGGTTCACAGGGTTATGCCCATTCAAATAACCTGAAGGATTCCGGATGCGATGTGGTTGTGGGCCTGAGGAAGGGTTCAAAGTCGTGGCAGAAGGCGGAAAAGGCCGGTTTAAGGGTTTTGCAGACCCACGAGGCGGCTGAATGGGCCGATGTCATTATGATTTTGGCACCGGATGAGTTGCAACCCGATATATACAAGGAGTCTATAGAGCCATACCTAAAGGATGGTGATACAATCGCCTTTGGTCACGGTTTCAATATCCACTTCGGCCAGATCGTCCCAAAACCGACGATAAATGTTATGATGATAGCACCCAAAGGCCCTGGACACCTTGTCAGGAGGGAGTATGAAAGGGGCATGGGTGTGCCGATGCTTATTGCCGTTGCTCAGGATTACTCCGGTAATACAAAGGAGTTGGCTCTAAGCTATGCAGCCGCCATAGGCGGTGCGAGGGCCGGTGTTATCGAGACCACATTCAAGGATGAGACAGAAACCGATCTATTCGGCGAGCAGACGGTTCTGTGCGGAGGCGTTACTGCTTTGGTCAAGGCCGGTTTTGAGACGCTTGTTGAGGCCGGATACCCGGAGGAGATGGCCTATTTTGAGACATTCCATGAGCTTAAGCTTATCGTCGATTTGATGTATGAAAGCGGTATTCAGGGCATGAGGTATTCTGTATCCAATACAGCCAAATACGGTGATATTACAAGGGGTCCGAGGGTTATAGACGACAGTGTAAAGCAGCGGATGAAGGAGATTTTGGCAGAGATACAGAACGGCAGCTTTGCCAGGGAGTGGGTGCTTGAAAACAAAAGCGGCAGGACGGTCTTTAATGCCCTGCTTGAGAAGGACAAAGACCATCCGATTGAGAAGGTTGGTCAGCGCTTAAGAAAGATGATGCCGTGGATTGAGGAGAATAAGGCCATTGATGAGTCTAAGAACTAAAGAGGGTGATGTTATAGCAAGGGAGGGCTATCCGTTTATCGCTTCCGGTATAGCCTCATCCCTGTTGTTCTATAAGATGGGCTTGAAGCCTTTGGCTGCTGCTGGTGCTCTGTTTGGGGGATTTAGCCTCTATTTTTTCAGAAACCCAAAGAGGCAGCCTCCTGTTTTGAAGAACGCATTGATAAGCGCTGCAGACGGTAAGGTGATTTTTATAGGCAATGCCTATGAGCGCTATTTTTTTAAAAAGGAAACAAAGCGCATAAGTGTGTTTATGTCTCTGTTTGATGTGCACATAAACAGGGCTCCAGCGGATGGGGTTGTTTTGGATACGGTTTACAACAAGGGTAAGTTTTTGCCTGCAAATGTGGATAAGGCATCAACGGATAATGAGCAGAATGCCTTTTTGATAGAGACCGCATGCGGCAAAAGGATAGTGCTTGTTCAGATTGCGGGTCTTGTGGCAAGAAGGATTGCTGTATACAAAAAACCCAAGGATGCCATAAAGAGGGGCGAGATTATAGGCCTTATACGGTTTGGCTCCAGGGTTGATATATACATCGAGGATGAGTTTGAAGAGGTTGTTTATTTATCGGAGAAGGTCAAGGCGGGTAAAACGGTTTTAGGGCTGTTCAAATGAGGCGCAATAAGGCTGTTTATATATTGCCAAATCTCTTTACAAGCATAAATCTGGCTGCCGGTTTTTATAGCATACTGCTTGCCCATTCGGGTAGGTATCTGCTTGCCGGATGGGTTATTATGTTTGCCGTTTTATTTGATAATTTAGACGGCAAGGTGGCCAGGCTTACACATACAGAAAGCCAGTTCGGTGTGGAGTATGATTCGTTAAGCGATCTTGTAAGCTTCGGTGTTGCACCGGCCTTTCTGATGTATGTGTTTGTTTTGAGGGATTTTGGGCGGTTGGGCATTATTGCATCTTTTCTGTTTTTGATATGTGGTGCATTAAGGCTTGCCCGCTTCAATGTGCAGACGACCCACAGGGATAGCTTTATAGGCCTGCCCATACCGGGTGGTGCAAGTGTTGTTGCCGCCTTTGTGCTGATATTTGTTAGATTTGGCATAAATTCGCATAAGTATAATGTGCTATTTCTTGTTGTGATGTATATATTGGCTTTTTTGATGATCAGCCCGCTGAAGTATAGGAGCATGAAGAAGGCGAGCACCAACAAGACCATATCCATCAGGGTTTTTGCCTTGATAGTGCTTGTAATTTCCCTTATGGTGTTTAAGCCGTATATATTCATACCCGCGGTTGCTATTGGGTATATGCTTTCTGGGCCTTTGGAGTATGCATATAAATTAATAAAACCAAAGAGGGGGGTGGCTTATGAGCAGGAAGATAATAATATTTGATACCACTTTAAGGGACGGTGAGCAATCGCCCGGCGCAAGCATGAATATACATGAGAAGGTGGCGATAGCCAAACAGCTTGAAAAACTCGGCGTGGATGTTATAGAGGCCGGTTTTGCTGCGGCAAGCCCGGGTGATATGGAGGCCATATCTGAGGTTTCAAAATCGCTGGAAAAACCGATAATAGCATCGCTTGCCAGGGCTGTTAAAAAAGACATTGAGGCTGCCGCAGAGGCTTTAAAAGACGCCAAAAGAAAGAGGATTCACACCTTTATAGCAACAAGCCCCATACATGTGGAGAAGAAGCTGGGCATGAGTTATGAGGCGGTGAAGGAGGCGGCGATAGATGCCGTAAAGTATGCAAGAAACTTTGCCGATGATGTGGAATTTTCCGCAGAGGATGCAACAAGGAGCGATTGGGACTATCTGTGCGAGATATTTGAGGAGGTAATCAAGGCGGGTGCAAGCACCATAAATATACCCGATACGGTTGGTTATACAACGCCTCAGGAGTATTATGATCTGATTAGCTATATACTAAACAAGGTGCCCAATATAGACAAGGCCGTTGTCAGTGTTCACTGCCACAACGATCTGGGTATGGCGGTTGCAAACTCCTTGTCTGCTGTATTGGCCGGCGCCAATCAGGTGGAGTGCACGATAAACGGCATAGGCGAGCGTGCTGGTAATGCGGCGCTGGAAGAGATTGTTATGGCCTTAAAGGTTAGGGCTGATTTCTATAAGGATTGCTATACCGATGTCAACACCAGGGAGATCTATACAACAAGCAGGCTGGTTAGCAAGCTGACTGGCTTGAAGGTTCAAAGGAATAAGGCCGTTGTTGGAAAGAACGCCTTTGCCCATGAGGCCGGTATCCATCAGGACGGCGTGATCAAGGAGAAGAGCACCTATGAGATAATGAAGCCTGAGGATGTGGGCATAGATACAAGCAAACTCGTTTTGGGTAAGCACTCAGGAAGACACGGGCTTGAGGAGAGGCTTAAGGAGCTTGGGTATAGCTTAAACAAGGAGCAGATTGATGAGTTGTTTGTTGAGTTTAAGAAGCTTGCCGATAAGAAGAAGGAGATCTATGATGAGGATCTAATAGCCCTCGTTGAGGATAAATTCAAGCTTACGCCGCAAGTGTATGAGCTTGTATCGCTGCAGGTTGTTGCCGGCAATGCTGCATCACCCACAGCAACGCTCAAGCTTGTAAAGAACGGTGAGGAGTTTGAGGATGCAGCATTGGGTGATGGCCCTGTTGATGCCACATTCAAGGCGCTTGAGAGGATCACTTATGTTAAGGGCAGGCTGATTAGCTATGACATACAGGCCTTAACGGAGGGTAAGGACGCTATCGGAGAGGTTGTTGTTAAGGTTTACTTCCCCAGCATCGATACGACCATAATCGGAAGGGGTACATCAACAGACATCATAGAGGCCTCAGCCAAGGCCTATCTGGATGCAATAAATAAGGCTTTGATGAGAATGTAAGATGCCGGAAGATAAAATAGTATCCTGCAGTGTGTGTGCATGGAGGGCAACATGCGCCAAGAGGTTTTCCTCGGGCGATAGCGTTGCCCTCCACTGCCCCGATTTTACATACGATATTACCTTGAAGGAGAAAGAGGAGAAGGATGATAACGCCAGAGGCGAGAAAGACGATTCTAAGCAAGGCTCTTGAGATTGCAAAAAGCCTGCAGAAGATGACGCTTATTGCCTATTACCAGGATATTGCCGATTATTTAGAGGAAGATGAGCTGTTTGCCGCTGAAAACGGTGTGAAGAAGATCATAGTGATGAAAGAGGATGAGTATGAGGAAAACAGCGACATAGTTGAGCATATAGAGGGTATAGGTCAGATAATCAAGGTTCCGTCCA
It encodes:
- the ilvN gene encoding acetolactate synthase small subunit, encoding MKRIFSVIVENQSGVLSRIANLFAARGYNIESLTVAPINEKGLSRMTIVTEGDEQILEQIGKQLNKLIDVIKVIEYGDEPFVEREMALIKMHTDMSSRAEVLRIVDIFRGKVVDVSHNSYTIEVTGDSEKIDAILSLLEPLGIKELARTGKVSMIREKKR
- a CDS encoding DUF763 domain-containing protein; the protein is MPLHGGRAPRWLFDKMVELSKQLVYLLVLEYSTDGFLERLSDPFWFQSFGCLLGFDWHSSGLTTTVCGALKVALRDMSNELGLFVAGGKGKVALNTPQEIDTVSDRFSLDGDRLKYASRMAAKVDNAAVQDGYRLYHHVMFFSRDNKWCIIQQGLNEKNSFARRYHWLWDIEGFTLKPHRAICSPTRERLVLDLTAQESLSTQNHSVEFVNMPPNSIESELERIACLNMPRRHYITKMDFDVKRLKKTLLKVSSSSPDTFEGLLGIKGVGEKTLRALSLISEVVYGDKPSFKDPARFSFAHGGKDGHPYPVDLRTYSESIETLKSIVSKARIGHYDKLRALKRLNRLI
- the ilvC gene encoding ketol-acid reductoisomerase, coding for MNVYYEKDADLSLIKSKKVAVIGYGSQGYAHSNNLKDSGCDVVVGLRKGSKSWQKAEKAGLRVLQTHEAAEWADVIMILAPDELQPDIYKESIEPYLKDGDTIAFGHGFNIHFGQIVPKPTINVMMIAPKGPGHLVRREYERGMGVPMLIAVAQDYSGNTKELALSYAAAIGGARAGVIETTFKDETETDLFGEQTVLCGGVTALVKAGFETLVEAGYPEEMAYFETFHELKLIVDLMYESGIQGMRYSVSNTAKYGDITRGPRVIDDSVKQRMKEILAEIQNGSFAREWVLENKSGRTVFNALLEKDKDHPIEKVGQRLRKMMPWIEENKAIDESKN
- a CDS encoding phosphatidylserine decarboxylase family protein — its product is MSLRTKEGDVIAREGYPFIASGIASSLLFYKMGLKPLAAAGALFGGFSLYFFRNPKRQPPVLKNALISAADGKVIFIGNAYERYFFKKETKRISVFMSLFDVHINRAPADGVVLDTVYNKGKFLPANVDKASTDNEQNAFLIETACGKRIVLVQIAGLVARRIAVYKKPKDAIKRGEIIGLIRFGSRVDIYIEDEFEEVVYLSEKVKAGKTVLGLFK
- the ilvB gene encoding biosynthetic-type acetolactate synthase large subunit codes for the protein MKLTGSQIFIESLKREGVEYLFGIPGGAIIDLHDELYKQNDVKFVLTRHEQAAVHMADGYARVTGKPGVVLVTSGPGATNTVTGIATAYMDSIPLVVFTGQVPTHLIGNDAFQEADIVGMTRSCTKYNFLVKDVKDLAYTIKKAFYIATTGRPGPVLIDFPKDVQVATTNFEYPESVHIRGYNPTYHGNPKQIRKVVKAIAQAKKPLLYVGGGAIMSEAHEEIYKLAKKLQIPVFTTLMGIGAYPEDDELSLGMAGMHGTYRANMAIQYCDLLISVGARFDDRVTGKVSEFAPHAKIVHIDIDPTSISKNIKVDYPLVGDAKLVLKEMLPLFDEYSSVDWREVRKPWLEQIEKWKSEHRLAYNTETEEILPQYVIELLAEMTKDDDPIISTEVGQHQMWVAQFYTFKKPRRLLTSGGLGTMGYGFPAGIGATFATDKPVYVFAGDGSFQMNEQELATIVAYNKPVKVIILNNGYLGMVRQWQQLFYGRRYANTDIEVQPDFVKLAESYGIKAKRIRKKEEVEDALLELKNHNGPYILDVIIAREENVYPMVPAGAPLNNMLLT
- a CDS encoding 2-isopropylmalate synthase gives rise to the protein MSRKIIIFDTTLRDGEQSPGASMNIHEKVAIAKQLEKLGVDVIEAGFAAASPGDMEAISEVSKSLEKPIIASLARAVKKDIEAAAEALKDAKRKRIHTFIATSPIHVEKKLGMSYEAVKEAAIDAVKYARNFADDVEFSAEDATRSDWDYLCEIFEEVIKAGASTINIPDTVGYTTPQEYYDLISYILNKVPNIDKAVVSVHCHNDLGMAVANSLSAVLAGANQVECTINGIGERAGNAALEEIVMALKVRADFYKDCYTDVNTREIYTTSRLVSKLTGLKVQRNKAVVGKNAFAHEAGIHQDGVIKEKSTYEIMKPEDVGIDTSKLVLGKHSGRHGLEERLKELGYSLNKEQIDELFVEFKKLADKKKEIYDEDLIALVEDKFKLTPQVYELVSLQVVAGNAASPTATLKLVKNGEEFEDAALGDGPVDATFKALERITYVKGRLISYDIQALTEGKDAIGEVVVKVYFPSIDTTIIGRGTSTDIIEASAKAYLDAINKALMRM
- the pssA gene encoding CDP-diacylglycerol--serine O-phosphatidyltransferase, producing the protein MRRNKAVYILPNLFTSINLAAGFYSILLAHSGRYLLAGWVIMFAVLFDNLDGKVARLTHTESQFGVEYDSLSDLVSFGVAPAFLMYVFVLRDFGRLGIIASFLFLICGALRLARFNVQTTHRDSFIGLPIPGGASVVAAFVLIFVRFGINSHKYNVLFLVVMYILAFLMISPLKYRSMKKASTNKTISIRVFALIVLVISLMVFKPYIFIPAVAIGYMLSGPLEYAYKLIKPKRGVAYEQEDNNI